Proteins encoded within one genomic window of Raineyella fluvialis:
- a CDS encoding haloacid dehalogenase-like hydrolase — MRIAVYWDIDGTLLLSPPGRADLYRSTIASLGGTPVLPSQPRDGLTDRRVGELYLDAAGMPLALIDDFLAELDRQSVAYYVEHPREQMPGALAAVADVAGRGWRQAVMSGNTPTRIRTKLATAGIDPDLFDPATSVSGGSSVTGVTWADKPVGSPVTTSWWSSGTPRTISWRRGRPMPR, encoded by the coding sequence ATGCGCATCGCGGTCTATTGGGACATCGACGGAACCCTCCTGCTCTCGCCTCCCGGTCGGGCGGATCTCTACCGGAGCACGATCGCGAGCCTCGGCGGCACCCCGGTGCTGCCGTCCCAGCCGCGCGACGGACTCACCGACCGTCGTGTCGGCGAGCTGTACCTCGACGCGGCCGGCATGCCGCTGGCCCTGATCGACGACTTCCTGGCCGAGCTGGACCGCCAGTCGGTCGCGTACTACGTCGAACATCCGCGCGAGCAGATGCCCGGCGCGCTGGCGGCGGTGGCGGACGTCGCCGGCCGCGGCTGGCGGCAGGCGGTGATGAGTGGCAACACGCCGACGAGGATACGGACCAAGCTGGCGACGGCGGGCATCGATCCGGACCTGTTCGACCCGGCCACGTCGGTGTCCGGGGGTTCGTCAGTGACCGGCGTGACCTGGGCCGACAAGCCCGTGGGCTCTCCGGTGACGACGTCCTGGTGGTCGTCGGGGACACCCCGCACGATCTCCTGGCGGCGCGGGCGGCCGATGCCCCGCTGA
- the rarD gene encoding EamA family transporter RarD — protein sequence MPEPTATTAAPGLRRGLLGGLAAYLLWGFFPLYWPLLSRAGAVEILAQRVVWSLVFGLLGCLLLRRRFWRGLDGPRAWATLLGAGVLISVNWGTYIWAVNNGHVLDAALGYYINPILSILLGVVFLKERLSRLQWLAVGLAAIAVIVLTMEVGGLPWAALAISVSFGLYGLLKKSVRIDALSGMVVEGLGISVVAVAFLGWLQTSGHSSFTAYGPCTPSSWSPRVWSPWCRCCSSPTPPSGYRSRRWGCSSTWRRRCSS from the coding sequence ATGCCCGAGCCGACCGCCACGACCGCCGCGCCCGGTCTGCGGCGCGGGCTCCTCGGCGGGCTGGCCGCCTACCTGCTGTGGGGATTCTTCCCGCTCTACTGGCCGTTGTTGTCCCGCGCGGGTGCCGTCGAGATCCTGGCCCAGCGGGTGGTCTGGTCCCTGGTCTTCGGCCTGCTCGGGTGCCTGCTGCTGCGCCGGAGGTTCTGGCGGGGGCTGGACGGGCCGCGCGCCTGGGCCACCCTGCTCGGCGCCGGGGTGCTGATCAGCGTCAACTGGGGCACCTACATCTGGGCGGTCAACAACGGCCATGTGCTCGACGCGGCGCTGGGCTACTACATCAACCCCATCCTGTCGATCCTGCTCGGCGTGGTGTTCCTGAAGGAACGGCTCTCCCGCCTGCAGTGGCTGGCGGTGGGCCTCGCTGCGATCGCCGTTATCGTTCTCACCATGGAGGTCGGCGGCCTGCCGTGGGCGGCGCTGGCCATCTCGGTCTCCTTCGGCCTCTACGGGCTGCTGAAGAAGTCCGTCCGGATCGACGCCCTCTCCGGGATGGTCGTCGAGGGCCTGGGTATCAGTGTCGTCGCCGTCGCCTTCCTCGGCTGGCTGCAGACGAGTGGGCACAGCAGTTTCACCGCGTACGGCCCCTGCACACCTTCCTCCTGGTCGCCTCGGGTCTGGTCACCCTGGTGCCGCTGCTGTTCTTCGCCGACGCCGCCCAGCGGCTACCGCTCACGGCGCTGGGGTTGCTCCAGTACCTGGCGCCGACGATGCAGTTCCTGA
- a CDS encoding EamA family transporter — protein sequence MPLLFFADAAQRLPLTALGLLQYLAPTMQFLIGWLVRGESMSPGRWAGFLLVWISVVIISTEALVAWRRLNRVRRRAATTIGS from the coding sequence GTGCCGCTGCTGTTCTTCGCCGACGCCGCCCAGCGGCTACCGCTCACGGCGCTGGGGTTGCTCCAGTACCTGGCGCCGACGATGCAGTTCCTGATCGGCTGGCTGGTCCGCGGCGAGTCGATGTCCCCAGGCCGGTGGGCGGGCTTCCTGCTGGTCTGGATCTCGGTGGTGATCATCAGCACGGAGGCGCTGGTCGCCTGGCGTCGGCTCAACCGGGTACGCCGCAGGGCCGCGACTACGATCGGCTCATGA
- a CDS encoding polyprenyl synthetase family protein, with protein MSTPQTRDAFEAYVRERLDVIETALATAATGKMPFVTEAARHVIAAGGKRFRPLLVILASALGTPRSAEDLTRAALVMELTHVASLYHDDVMDEADMRRGAPSANSVWDNSVAILVGDYLFARASDIVADLGVDFVRLQARTFSRLVQGQIAETLGPAEDQDAVGAYLAVVADKTGSLIASSAMFGGMVAGLPADQIEALAGFGEELGVVFQLSDDIIDITSESTGKTPGTDLREGVATLPTLMLADYDDAESRDLLRLVEGDLTDDATLAETLRRLREHEVIEKARAEVARRAEVARAHLAVLPEGMAREALSELCDTVVTRSV; from the coding sequence ATCTCCACCCCGCAGACCCGGGATGCTTTCGAAGCGTACGTGCGGGAGCGGCTCGATGTGATCGAGACCGCTCTCGCCACCGCTGCGACCGGCAAGATGCCGTTCGTCACCGAAGCGGCCCGGCACGTCATCGCCGCCGGCGGCAAGCGGTTCCGTCCGCTGCTCGTCATCCTCGCCTCCGCCCTCGGCACGCCCCGGTCGGCGGAGGACCTGACGCGCGCCGCGCTCGTCATGGAGCTGACCCACGTGGCCAGCCTCTACCACGACGACGTGATGGACGAGGCGGACATGCGCCGCGGCGCCCCCAGTGCCAACAGCGTCTGGGACAACAGCGTCGCGATCCTCGTCGGTGACTACCTGTTCGCCCGGGCCTCCGACATCGTGGCCGATCTCGGCGTCGATTTCGTCCGGTTGCAGGCCAGGACCTTCTCCCGGCTGGTGCAGGGACAGATCGCGGAGACCCTCGGCCCCGCCGAGGACCAGGACGCCGTCGGGGCCTACCTCGCGGTGGTGGCCGACAAGACGGGTTCCCTGATCGCCTCATCGGCGATGTTCGGCGGCATGGTGGCCGGCCTGCCGGCCGACCAGATCGAGGCCCTCGCCGGCTTCGGTGAGGAACTGGGTGTGGTCTTCCAGCTCAGCGACGACATCATCGACATCACCTCGGAGTCCACCGGCAAGACGCCCGGCACCGATCTGCGCGAAGGGGTGGCGACCCTGCCGACCCTGATGCTCGCCGACTACGACGATGCGGAGTCCCGCGACCTGCTCAGGCTGGTCGAGGGCGACCTGACCGACGACGCCACTCTCGCCGAAACCCTGCGGCGGCTGCGTGAGCACGAGGTGATCGAGAAGGCCCGCGCCGAGGTGGCGCGCCGCGCCGAGGTGGCTCGTGCCCATCTCGCCGTCCTGCCCGAGGGCATGGCCCGCGAGGCGCTGAGCGAACTCTGCGACACGGTGGTGACCCGCTCGGTCTGA
- the nuoN gene encoding NADH-quinone oxidoreductase subunit NuoN yields the protein MNTSINYAGLLTAILPVVIVFTGASLSLLAEAVLPRRSRWGTQLGLSIVVLALAFASSVVMYAAPSSGMLAGDQTLMVMVDRPALGLWMLLALFGVLSVLLFAEREVYRGVSAFTPSGAAIPGSLDEKAAGEARHEHSEVFTLLLFSLTGMMLFLAADNLMMMFVALEIMSLPLYLLSGLARRRRLLSQEAAMKYFLLGALSSAFFLFGIALVFAYAGSFQLAVIDVMVGQSSLSEGVLIAGLLMMLVGLLFKVGIAPFQSWVPDVYTGAPTPVTAFMAVCTKIAAVGGLMRVLYVGLGAERWDWQPVLAVAAILTMLIGAVIGLAQTDIKRLLAYSSITHAGYLLVAVAGAAQAANGMSGLTSVSATSFYLLTYGVATIPAFAMVTMVRDNGAEVTQLSGWAGIGRKNPVFATVMAVFMLSFAGIPLTAGFMGKWAAFAAAFQGGWGWLALVGVLLSLVAAVYYLRVIAIMFFREPVEGPEVTDTSAATLVVVVLGLVATVVLGIIPGPRWASSTVPVSSCV from the coding sequence ATGAACACCAGCATCAACTACGCGGGTCTGCTGACCGCGATCCTTCCCGTGGTGATCGTCTTCACCGGCGCTTCGCTCAGCCTGCTCGCGGAGGCCGTCCTCCCGCGGCGATCCCGCTGGGGGACTCAGCTGGGGCTGTCGATCGTCGTGCTCGCCCTGGCGTTCGCCTCGTCGGTCGTCATGTACGCCGCGCCCTCGTCCGGCATGCTCGCCGGGGACCAGACCCTGATGGTGATGGTCGACCGGCCGGCCCTCGGCCTGTGGATGCTGCTGGCGCTGTTCGGCGTGCTCTCGGTCCTGCTCTTCGCCGAGCGGGAGGTGTACCGGGGGGTGAGCGCCTTCACCCCGTCCGGTGCCGCGATCCCCGGCTCGCTCGACGAGAAGGCGGCGGGTGAGGCGCGCCACGAGCACAGTGAGGTCTTCACCCTCCTGCTGTTCTCGCTCACCGGCATGATGCTGTTCCTCGCCGCGGACAACCTGATGATGATGTTCGTCGCGCTGGAGATCATGTCCCTTCCGCTGTACCTGCTCTCGGGACTGGCGCGTCGGCGCCGGCTGCTCAGCCAGGAAGCCGCGATGAAGTACTTCCTGCTCGGCGCGCTCTCCTCGGCGTTCTTCCTGTTCGGCATCGCCCTGGTCTTCGCGTACGCGGGGTCCTTCCAGTTGGCGGTGATCGACGTCATGGTCGGCCAGAGCAGTCTGTCGGAGGGGGTGCTGATCGCCGGTCTGCTGATGATGCTGGTCGGCCTGCTCTTCAAGGTCGGCATCGCGCCGTTCCAGAGCTGGGTCCCCGACGTCTACACCGGCGCACCGACGCCCGTCACCGCCTTCATGGCGGTCTGCACGAAGATCGCCGCCGTCGGCGGTCTGATGCGGGTGCTGTACGTGGGCCTCGGCGCCGAGCGCTGGGACTGGCAGCCGGTGCTGGCCGTCGCGGCCATCCTCACCATGCTGATCGGTGCCGTCATCGGCCTGGCCCAGACCGACATCAAGCGCCTGCTCGCCTACTCGTCGATCACCCACGCCGGCTACCTCCTGGTGGCCGTGGCCGGTGCCGCGCAGGCGGCGAACGGGATGAGCGGGCTGACCTCGGTGTCGGCCACCTCGTTCTACCTGCTCACCTACGGTGTGGCGACGATCCCCGCCTTCGCGATGGTCACCATGGTCCGCGACAACGGCGCCGAGGTGACCCAGCTGTCCGGATGGGCCGGTATCGGCCGGAAGAACCCGGTCTTCGCGACGGTGATGGCGGTGTTCATGCTCAGCTTCGCGGGCATCCCGCTGACCGCCGGCTTCATGGGCAAGTGGGCGGCCTTCGCGGCCGCCTTCCAGGGTGGCTGGGGCTGGCTGGCCCTGGTCGGCGTGCTGCTCAGCCTGGTGGCGGCCGTCTACTACCTGCGGGTCATCGCGATCATGTTCTTCCGCGAGCCCGTCGAGGGACCTGAGGTCACCGACACCTCCGCGGCCACCCTGGTCGTGGTCGTCCTCGGGCTGGTGGCGACCGTGGTGCTGGGCATCATCCCCGGCCCGCGATGGGCTTCTTCCACGGTGCCGGTGAGTTCCTGCGTGTGA
- a CDS encoding NADH-quinone oxidoreductase subunit M: MTTFPWLTVLAVLPLIGALTLVFIKGPLARTVGLAFALVTLVVAVVVAFRFDTGTAGLQLVETQSWIPAIGASYSLGVDGMGLLMVLLTAILVPVVLIAVWDDPDANAGRWTSQSFFGLALLLEGLSLYVFMATDVLLFYLFFEATLIPMYFLIGGFGAHKRSAAAMKFLLFSLAGGLVMLVSVIGVYAVQAGVGQPTYALQSLQPAAASGLFNTPVGKWLFAGFFIAFAVKAPMVPVHTWLADAAEASNPGSATLMVSVLDKIGTFGMLRFCLGLFPEASVWATPLVLVLALISIIYGAVAAIGQRNLMRFVAFTSVSHFGFMVLGIFAMTTSGISGSIFYMFNHGLSTAALFLVVGYMVKRRGSADIAAFGGVQKVAPVMAGFLLVSGLSALALPGLSSFVSEFMVLAGTFSKYRWLAAFAAVALLLSAVYVMAVYQRTMTGPVTEQVTRTVHADLTLRERVAVVPLLAIILVLGFFPRPALKLAEPQGAQTVTAMQSVGISEPKPQIPEGKN, from the coding sequence ATGACGACGTTCCCCTGGCTCACCGTGCTCGCGGTGCTGCCACTGATCGGTGCGCTCACACTGGTCTTCATCAAGGGCCCGCTGGCCCGTACGGTCGGGCTCGCCTTCGCCCTGGTGACCCTGGTGGTCGCCGTGGTGGTCGCGTTCCGCTTCGACACCGGCACCGCCGGCCTGCAGTTGGTTGAGACGCAGTCCTGGATCCCGGCCATCGGGGCCTCCTACTCCCTCGGCGTCGACGGCATGGGCCTGCTGATGGTGCTGCTCACCGCCATCCTCGTCCCGGTCGTGCTGATCGCGGTGTGGGACGACCCGGATGCCAACGCCGGCCGGTGGACCTCGCAGTCCTTCTTCGGCCTCGCGCTGCTGCTGGAGGGTCTCTCCCTCTATGTGTTCATGGCCACCGACGTACTGCTCTTCTACCTCTTCTTCGAAGCCACGCTGATCCCGATGTACTTCCTGATCGGCGGCTTCGGGGCCCACAAGCGCAGCGCGGCGGCGATGAAGTTCCTGCTGTTCTCGCTCGCCGGTGGTCTGGTCATGCTGGTCTCCGTGATCGGGGTCTACGCGGTCCAGGCCGGGGTCGGCCAGCCGACGTACGCGCTGCAGTCGCTGCAGCCGGCCGCCGCCTCCGGCCTGTTCAACACGCCGGTCGGTAAGTGGCTGTTCGCCGGATTCTTCATCGCGTTCGCGGTGAAGGCGCCGATGGTGCCGGTGCACACCTGGCTGGCCGACGCCGCCGAGGCCTCGAACCCCGGCAGCGCGACCCTGATGGTGTCGGTGCTGGACAAGATCGGCACCTTCGGGATGCTGCGCTTCTGCCTCGGGCTCTTCCCGGAGGCCAGCGTGTGGGCGACGCCCCTGGTGCTGGTGCTGGCGCTGATCTCGATCATCTACGGTGCCGTCGCGGCGATCGGGCAGCGCAACCTGATGCGGTTCGTCGCGTTCACCTCGGTGAGCCACTTCGGCTTCATGGTGCTGGGCATCTTCGCGATGACCACCTCGGGCATCTCCGGGTCGATCTTCTACATGTTCAACCACGGCCTCTCGACGGCGGCGCTGTTCCTCGTCGTCGGCTACATGGTGAAGCGGCGTGGGTCGGCGGATATCGCCGCGTTCGGCGGTGTCCAGAAGGTGGCCCCGGTGATGGCCGGGTTCCTGCTGGTCTCCGGTCTGTCGGCGCTGGCCCTGCCGGGGCTGTCGAGCTTCGTCTCGGAGTTCATGGTGCTGGCCGGGACGTTCAGCAAGTACCGCTGGCTCGCCGCCTTCGCGGCTGTGGCGCTGCTGCTGTCCGCGGTGTACGTGATGGCGGTCTACCAGCGCACGATGACCGGTCCGGTGACCGAACAGGTGACCCGTACGGTCCATGCCGACCTCACCCTGCGCGAGCGGGTGGCCGTCGTCCCGCTGCTCGCGATCATCCTCGTGCTCGGTTTCTTCCCACGCCCCGCGCTGAAGCTGGCTGAGCCCCAAGGGGCCCAGACGGTGACGGCGATGCAGAGCGTCGGGATCTCCGAACCCAAGCCGCAGATCCCGGAGGGCAAGAACTGA
- the nuoL gene encoding NADH-quinone oxidoreductase subunit L: MIPQEVIASVPAVGMFTWGWTMIAAPALGALLLLVLGRVTDRWGHYLATAMPIWSFAIAACLFAEMLLRPTDQRVVSAPFYEWINAGSWTASFGLRIDQLSILFALLITGVGSLIHVYSIGYMAHDPNRRRFFAYLNLFVTAMLILVLADNYLLLFFGWEGVGLSSYLLIGFWQHRPSAAKAATKAFVMNRVGDVGMSIALMLMIALFGSTSFDAVNAGSPKMTPAIATLLGVLLLVGACAKSAQVPLQAWLLDAMEGPTPVSALIHAATMVTAGVYLVVRSGSIYAMSQVASTIVVIVGTVTLLAGAWIGSAKDDIKKVLAGSTMSQIGYMMLAAGIGPAGYAFAIFHLLTHGFFKANMFLGAGSVMHGMNDDVNMRHYGGLAKAMRITFLTFAMGYLAIIGFPFFAGFYSKDHIIEAAFAFNPVVGVLALFGAGVTGFYMTRLMMMTFFGEKRWRDEVHPHESPMVMWVPLVVLAALSVIGGLLMNNWIGRFLAPAVNGEVEPTGLFHFTLIGGLTILVVAAGVALGWWLFREDVPDRAPENVSVMTRIGRNDLYGDTINAAAFTNTGNGVVTAVMAVDDHGIDAVANGTGTAFGGLGQLFKRVQTGYVRSYALTMVAGSVLIAVVLILGRLA, encoded by the coding sequence ATGATTCCGCAAGAAGTGATCGCCTCGGTCCCGGCTGTGGGCATGTTCACCTGGGGCTGGACGATGATCGCCGCCCCCGCGCTCGGTGCCCTGCTGCTGCTCGTCCTCGGTCGGGTCACCGACCGCTGGGGCCACTACCTCGCGACCGCGATGCCGATCTGGTCCTTCGCGATCGCGGCCTGCCTCTTCGCCGAGATGCTGCTGCGGCCCACGGACCAGCGCGTGGTCAGCGCGCCGTTCTACGAGTGGATCAACGCCGGCTCCTGGACCGCGAGCTTCGGGCTACGGATCGACCAACTGTCGATCCTGTTCGCCCTGTTGATCACGGGTGTCGGGTCGCTGATCCACGTCTACTCGATCGGCTACATGGCGCACGATCCCAACCGGCGCCGGTTCTTCGCCTACCTGAACCTCTTCGTCACGGCGATGCTGATCCTGGTGCTGGCGGACAACTACCTGTTGCTGTTCTTCGGCTGGGAGGGTGTCGGCCTGTCGTCCTACCTGCTGATCGGCTTCTGGCAGCACCGTCCGAGCGCCGCGAAGGCCGCGACCAAGGCGTTCGTGATGAACCGCGTCGGTGACGTCGGAATGTCCATCGCGCTGATGCTGATGATCGCCCTCTTCGGGTCGACCTCGTTCGACGCGGTGAACGCCGGCTCGCCGAAGATGACCCCGGCGATCGCGACCCTGCTCGGGGTCCTGTTGCTGGTCGGCGCCTGCGCGAAGTCCGCGCAGGTCCCGCTGCAGGCCTGGCTGCTGGACGCCATGGAGGGCCCGACCCCCGTCTCCGCGCTGATCCACGCCGCGACGATGGTCACCGCCGGTGTCTACCTGGTCGTCCGCTCCGGCTCCATCTACGCGATGTCACAGGTGGCCTCGACGATCGTGGTGATCGTCGGCACCGTCACGCTGCTGGCGGGTGCCTGGATCGGTAGCGCGAAGGACGACATCAAGAAGGTCCTGGCCGGCTCGACGATGTCGCAGATCGGCTACATGATGCTCGCCGCGGGTATCGGCCCGGCCGGCTACGCGTTCGCCATCTTCCACCTGCTGACCCACGGCTTCTTCAAGGCCAACATGTTCCTCGGGGCGGGGTCGGTCATGCACGGCATGAACGACGACGTCAACATGCGCCACTACGGTGGCCTGGCGAAGGCGATGCGGATCACCTTCCTGACCTTCGCGATGGGCTACCTGGCGATCATCGGCTTCCCGTTCTTCGCCGGCTTCTACTCGAAGGACCACATCATCGAGGCGGCGTTCGCCTTCAACCCGGTCGTCGGTGTGCTGGCGCTGTTCGGCGCCGGGGTGACCGGCTTCTACATGACCCGGCTGATGATGATGACCTTCTTCGGCGAGAAGCGCTGGCGTGACGAGGTGCACCCGCACGAGTCGCCGATGGTGATGTGGGTGCCGCTGGTGGTGCTCGCCGCGCTGTCGGTGATCGGCGGCCTGCTGATGAACAACTGGATCGGCCGCTTCCTGGCCCCGGCCGTGAACGGCGAGGTGGAGCCCACCGGGCTGTTCCACTTCACCCTGATCGGCGGGCTGACCATTCTGGTGGTCGCGGCGGGCGTGGCCCTCGGCTGGTGGCTGTTCCGCGAGGACGTCCCCGACCGCGCCCCGGAGAACGTGTCCGTCATGACCCGGATCGGCCGCAACGACCTCTACGGCGACACGATCAACGCCGCCGCGTTCACCAACACCGGCAACGGCGTCGTGACGGCTGTGATGGCTGTCGACGACCACGGCATCGACGCCGTCGCCAACGGCACCGGCACCGCCTTCGGCGGCCTCGGCCAGCTCTTCAAGCGGGTCCAGACCGGCTACGTCCGTTCGTACGCGTTGACGATGGTGGCGGGCTCCGTCCTCATCGCCGTCGTGCTGATCCTGGGCCGGCTGGCCTGA
- the nuoK gene encoding NADH-quinone oxidoreductase subunit NuoK: MSPNNYLILAALLFVIGAAGVMLRRNAIVAFMSIELMLNSANLLLVTFSHYWGVLDGQVGALFVMVVAACEVVVGLAIIVSIFRTRRSASVDDANLLKF, translated from the coding sequence ATGAGCCCGAACAACTACCTCATCCTGGCAGCGCTGCTGTTCGTCATCGGCGCCGCCGGCGTGATGCTGCGCCGCAACGCCATCGTCGCGTTCATGTCGATCGAGCTGATGCTCAACAGCGCCAACCTGCTGCTGGTCACGTTCTCCCACTACTGGGGCGTCCTCGACGGCCAGGTCGGTGCCCTGTTCGTGATGGTGGTGGCGGCCTGTGAAGTCGTCGTCGGCCTCGCGATCATCGTGTCCATTTTCCGTACGCGTCGGTCGGCCTCGGTCGACGACGCCAACCTGCTGAAGTTCTGA
- a CDS encoding NADH-quinone oxidoreductase subunit J: MITLVTAQAVAFWLLAPLMVLGALGIVLSRKPVHSALFMAFVMIALAIQYGALDSPFLLAVQIIVYTGAIMMLFLFVVMLVGVDTTDSIVETIKGQRVLAALAALALLVLVVVGIGHAVGGAPRGLADANSIGNAQGIAALLFGPYVLVFEAAAALLLIATIGAMVLAHRERTTPKKSQPEQSRERMQAYARTGAHPGGLPASGVFARHNGVDAPALLPDGSVSEPSVSRTLKLRGVMLQGDTLADPVRESLAAIEPQATDAVGGRTVAAARADREQLETAASAGTGTDSAEGTEQR; encoded by the coding sequence ATGATCACCCTGGTGACCGCCCAAGCGGTGGCCTTCTGGTTGCTCGCGCCGCTGATGGTGCTGGGCGCCCTCGGCATCGTGCTGTCACGCAAGCCGGTGCACTCGGCGCTGTTCATGGCGTTCGTGATGATCGCGCTCGCCATCCAGTACGGCGCCCTCGACTCGCCCTTCCTGCTGGCCGTGCAGATCATCGTCTACACCGGCGCGATCATGATGCTGTTCCTCTTCGTCGTGATGTTGGTCGGTGTCGACACCACCGACTCGATCGTCGAGACGATCAAGGGGCAGCGGGTGCTGGCGGCGCTGGCCGCGCTCGCGCTGCTGGTCCTGGTCGTCGTCGGGATCGGTCACGCCGTGGGCGGTGCGCCCCGCGGGCTGGCTGATGCGAACTCGATCGGTAACGCGCAGGGCATCGCCGCCCTGCTCTTCGGCCCGTACGTGCTGGTGTTCGAGGCGGCGGCCGCCCTGCTGCTGATCGCGACCATCGGTGCGATGGTGCTGGCGCACCGGGAGCGTACGACGCCGAAGAAGTCCCAGCCCGAGCAGTCGCGCGAGCGGATGCAGGCGTACGCCAGGACCGGCGCCCACCCCGGCGGTCTGCCGGCCTCCGGTGTCTTCGCCCGCCACAACGGCGTCGACGCCCCCGCCCTGCTGCCGGACGGTTCGGTCTCCGAGCCCTCCGTCTCGCGGACCCTGAAGCTGCGGGGCGTGATGCTGCAGGGTGACACCCTGGCCGACCCGGTGCGGGAGAGCCTCGCCGCGATCGAGCCGCAAGCCACCGACGCCGTCGGTGGCCGGACGGTCGCGGCCGCGCGAGCCGATCGTGAGCAGTTGGAGACCGCCGCATCGGCGGGCACCGGGACCGATTCCGCGGAGGGGACCGAACAACGATGA